In one window of Chryseobacterium sp. JV274 DNA:
- a CDS encoding GLPGLI family protein, giving the protein MKKSYFILLALLSVFVNAQVNRFFYDYKYVSDSTNKADVKSDVMLLDIDKNGSKYYSRDKFVADSTMKADIAKQMKGGFGGSINIKRNIKPGTINTTVTKKYPDYSVSFSENIGNTTYKMPEDQNPEWKILPEKQKIGEYNTQKATTNFGGRSWTAWFSTDIPFQDGPYKFYGLPGLIIKIEDKTGSHIMTLIGNKKTEAASEEDIQIPGLTTIGLGGKEIEITKKQFKKAWKDYLVDPTKDMKQTMSALPAGAVVQMKNQDGKSIDTNEMYRAIEKRAKEERLKNNNKIEPELYQ; this is encoded by the coding sequence ATGAAAAAAAGTTATTTCATTTTATTAGCACTGTTAAGTGTGTTTGTGAATGCACAAGTGAACAGATTCTTTTATGACTACAAGTATGTTTCTGATTCTACCAATAAAGCAGACGTGAAGAGCGATGTTATGCTTTTGGATATTGATAAAAATGGATCAAAATATTACAGCCGCGATAAGTTTGTTGCTGATTCAACAATGAAAGCTGATATCGCCAAGCAAATGAAAGGAGGATTCGGAGGCAGTATTAATATTAAAAGGAATATAAAACCTGGAACAATTAATACAACTGTTACAAAAAAATATCCTGATTACAGTGTTTCATTCTCAGAAAATATAGGGAATACTACTTATAAGATGCCTGAAGACCAAAACCCTGAATGGAAAATCTTACCAGAAAAACAAAAAATTGGAGAATATAATACCCAAAAAGCAACCACAAATTTTGGAGGCAGAAGCTGGACAGCATGGTTTTCTACAGATATCCCGTTTCAGGATGGTCCTTATAAATTCTATGGACTGCCGGGACTGATCATTAAGATTGAAGATAAAACAGGATCACATATCATGACTTTAATAGGTAACAAAAAAACAGAAGCTGCCTCAGAAGAAGATATTCAAATACCAGGTCTTACTACAATCGGTTTAGGAGGTAAAGAAATAGAAATAACTAAAAAACAGTTTAAAAAAGCCTGGAAGGATTACCTTGTTGATCCTACAAAAGACATGAAACAAACCATGAGTGCTCTTCCTGCAGGAGCTGTTGTACAGATGAAAAATCAGGATGGAAAAAGTATTGATACGAATGAAATGTATAGGGCTATTGAAAAAAGAGCAAAAGAAGAACGGCTAAAAAATAACAATAAAATAGAACCGGAGCTTTATCAATAA
- a CDS encoding 2OG-Fe(II) oxygenase: protein MKDIIHKIKNTDWQHLTETMHENGYAVISNLLSDEECEIVKTNYDNPGFYRKTVIMARHRFGLGEYKYFDYPLPEMIQTLRTTIYPYLAPIANSWFKALHIDTQFPLDHQEFLQQCHTNGQQKSTVLILKYKEGGFNTLHQDLYGDVYFPIQIVLMLSEPDKDFTGGEFVLTQQIPRAQSKAIVLKPKKGDVLIFTTQFKPQKGAKGYYRVNMKHGISEVQEGNRYALGIIFHDAIS from the coding sequence ATGAAAGATATCATTCATAAAATAAAAAATACAGATTGGCAGCACCTTACGGAAACAATGCATGAAAACGGATATGCTGTAATTTCTAATCTGTTATCAGATGAAGAATGCGAAATAGTAAAGACAAATTATGACAATCCCGGTTTTTACCGAAAAACAGTGATCATGGCAAGACACCGTTTCGGCCTTGGTGAATATAAATATTTTGATTACCCGCTTCCTGAAATGATTCAGACCCTACGAACGACTATTTATCCGTATCTGGCTCCGATTGCCAATTCCTGGTTTAAAGCCTTACATATTGACACTCAATTTCCTTTAGATCATCAGGAATTTTTACAACAATGTCATACCAATGGCCAACAAAAATCTACTGTTTTAATTTTAAAATATAAAGAAGGTGGTTTTAATACTTTACACCAGGATTTATATGGCGATGTGTACTTTCCTATCCAAATTGTGTTAATGCTCAGCGAACCTGATAAAGATTTTACAGGTGGAGAATTTGTACTTACCCAGCAGATCCCGAGAGCACAGTCAAAAGCTATTGTTTTAAAACCTAAGAAAGGAGATGTACTCATTTTTACGACTCAATTTAAGCCACAAAAAGGTGCCAAAGGCTATTACAGGGTCAATATGAAACATGGAATAAGTGAGGTTCAGGAAGGAAACCGCTATGCTTTGGGAATTATTTTCCATGATGCAATCAGCTAA
- a CDS encoding BlaI/MecI/CopY family transcriptional regulator, protein MKIQTLTKAEEQVMQYLWKIEKGFLKDVLDLFPDPKPHTNTVSTILKVLKDKEFVDYRVHGRQHEYFPLVSKEQYSGKTMKSLVKNYFKGSYKSAVSFLVEKNEMTVEDLEMLLDELKNKD, encoded by the coding sequence ATGAAAATTCAGACTTTAACAAAAGCAGAAGAGCAGGTAATGCAGTATTTATGGAAAATAGAAAAAGGATTTCTAAAGGATGTTCTTGATCTTTTTCCGGATCCAAAACCACATACCAATACGGTCTCTACCATTTTAAAAGTATTGAAAGACAAAGAATTTGTAGACTATCGTGTACATGGAAGACAGCATGAGTATTTTCCGCTGGTTTCAAAAGAACAGTATTCTGGGAAAACCATGAAAAGTCTTGTGAAAAACTATTTTAAAGGCTCTTACAAAAGTGCCGTTTCATTTCTGGTAGAAAAAAACGAAATGACAGTAGAAGATCTTGAGATGTTATTGGACGAACTCAAAAATAAAGACTAG
- a CDS encoding M56 family metallopeptidase, translating to MEAILLYFGKTILCSGVTFLYYQLSLKDKTFHHYNRFYLLAAIVMSLLLPLIRIDDFTIEVNSDMYMLLDKIQNFNSEKNINNGNLYFNIIFSALGLVSLYFLGKLIYGIFKIQQFKKQFQKESFDGINFYRTDLSEAPFSYFKNLFWKNAITLHSDIGKQILKHEMVHIEQKHSFDKIFIEIITSVFWFNPFFHIIKKEINLIHEYLADKKAVQQSDTKAFAQMLLASHFSGTQLPAASPFLSSNFKKRLKMLQKPKTKFGYARRILALPVLFTVAFAYLVNAKNREIEETNLSIKKVVSEIKKDTVRPSGQEKITDMKPVSPEDHTKVAELEKKIKEKETELKGLDPESDAFSDKIEEISNLASEIGEIASKVEVDEYFNSAEWKNQMKELENMDPLDKKELRKIEREAKKAGREAARMVKKLPIPPAPPEEPKEPKAPKVIYFKNNNTVYYKDLSSKEKDEVRKAMKEARNAMKEARIEGEKARIEGEKARKEGEKARAEGAIARIQGDNARAEGERIRKKNVIIRIDGERIRKESEKIRAEAEKTAQSFRAGNFTMTTSAPNVMVMNADFIKKDGNGNIAMNGVKKFSINGSDDLKYKYFIDGREVSKDDVNALNSANISKVMVNSQKNGEVKRGEVRIETKK from the coding sequence ATGGAAGCAATACTTTTATACTTTGGGAAAACAATTTTATGTTCAGGTGTAACATTTTTGTATTATCAGTTGTCTTTAAAAGACAAGACATTCCATCATTATAACAGATTTTATCTGTTGGCCGCAATCGTGATGTCACTGTTGCTGCCACTCATCAGAATAGATGATTTTACGATAGAGGTAAATAGTGATATGTATATGCTTCTTGATAAGATTCAGAATTTTAATTCAGAAAAAAATATAAACAATGGTAACCTTTATTTTAACATTATTTTTTCAGCTCTGGGACTGGTTTCTCTCTATTTTTTAGGGAAGCTTATCTATGGGATTTTCAAAATCCAGCAGTTTAAAAAACAGTTTCAGAAAGAAAGTTTTGACGGGATCAACTTTTACCGTACAGACCTTAGTGAAGCTCCGTTTTCATACTTTAAGAATCTTTTCTGGAAGAATGCTATCACCCTGCATTCTGATATCGGAAAACAGATTTTAAAGCATGAGATGGTACATATTGAGCAGAAACATTCCTTTGATAAGATTTTTATCGAGATTATTACTTCTGTTTTCTGGTTCAATCCGTTTTTTCATATCATCAAAAAAGAAATTAATCTCATCCACGAGTACCTGGCTGATAAAAAAGCCGTACAACAATCGGACACCAAAGCATTTGCGCAGATGCTTTTAGCAAGCCACTTTTCCGGAACACAGTTGCCTGCTGCCAGTCCGTTTCTAAGTTCAAACTTTAAAAAAAGACTTAAAATGTTACAAAAACCAAAAACCAAGTTCGGATATGCGCGAAGAATTCTTGCATTGCCGGTGTTATTTACCGTAGCTTTTGCTTATCTGGTAAATGCAAAAAACAGAGAAATTGAAGAAACCAATCTTTCCATTAAAAAAGTAGTTTCAGAAATCAAAAAAGATACCGTAAGACCATCGGGTCAGGAAAAAATTACAGATATGAAACCTGTCTCACCGGAAGATCATACAAAAGTGGCTGAGCTTGAGAAAAAGATAAAAGAAAAAGAGACAGAGCTGAAAGGATTGGATCCGGAAAGTGATGCCTTCAGTGATAAAATTGAAGAAATAAGTAACCTCGCATCAGAGATAGGAGAGATAGCTTCCAAAGTTGAAGTGGATGAATATTTCAATTCTGCTGAATGGAAAAATCAGATGAAGGAACTTGAAAATATGGATCCTCTTGATAAAAAAGAGCTTCGTAAAATAGAAAGAGAGGCTAAAAAAGCGGGAAGAGAAGCTGCAAGGATGGTAAAAAAACTGCCTATTCCTCCTGCTCCCCCGGAAGAGCCAAAAGAACCCAAAGCTCCGAAAGTAATTTATTTTAAAAATAATAATACAGTCTATTATAAGGATCTTAGTTCTAAAGAAAAAGATGAAGTACGTAAGGCAATGAAAGAAGCCAGAAATGCGATGAAGGAAGCCAGAATTGAAGGAGAAAAAGCTAGAATTGAGGGCGAAAAAGCCAGAAAAGAAGGAGAGAAGGCAAGAGCAGAAGGTGCTATAGCTCGCATACAGGGAGACAATGCGAGAGCAGAAGGAGAGCGAATCAGAAAAAAAAATGTGATCATAAGGATTGATGGAGAGAGAATAAGAAAGGAAAGCGAAAAAATACGTGCAGAAGCAGAAAAAACAGCACAGAGTTTCAGAGCTGGTAACTTTACCATGACAACTTCTGCTCCTAATGTTATGGTAATGAATGCTGATTTCATCAAAAAAGACGGCAACGGAAACATCGCCATGAATGGGGTGAAAAAGTTTAGCATAAATGGCAGTGATGACCTGAAATACAAGTATTTTATTGACGGAAGAGAAGTATCTAAAGATGACGTTAATGCTTTGAATTCTGCCAATATTTCAAAAGTAATGGTCAACAGCCAGAAGAATGGGGAAGTGAAGAGAGGAGAAGTAAGAATTGAGACAAAGAAATAA
- a CDS encoding tetratricopeptide repeat protein, translated as MSTINSRNLFLGLILAGSVSFVNAQTTQPETSAATSQTTNPTIDGLKKQIEANPKDTESLAKLAAAYQEASDWPNAIDTWKKISALLPDWAPSYYSQAYAYQSAKDDANAKLAYEKYIATVKPEEVEQNKKNLAYAYFYIAFAEQQTDPNKAKEHIAKSIQYDPTNQDAVKLSKTLNS; from the coding sequence ATGAGTACAATTAATAGTAGAAATCTATTTTTAGGTTTGATACTGGCGGGAAGTGTAAGTTTTGTAAACGCTCAAACGACTCAACCGGAAACTTCGGCAGCGACGAGTCAAACAACCAATCCAACGATTGATGGTCTTAAAAAACAGATTGAGGCCAATCCAAAGGATACAGAATCCTTAGCAAAATTAGCAGCAGCTTATCAGGAAGCTTCAGACTGGCCAAATGCCATTGATACCTGGAAAAAAATTTCTGCTTTATTACCGGACTGGGCTCCATCTTACTACAGCCAGGCTTATGCTTATCAGTCTGCAAAAGATGATGCCAATGCAAAACTGGCTTATGAAAAGTATATTGCAACCGTAAAACCGGAAGAAGTAGAGCAAAATAAGAAAAATCTGGCCTATGCCTATTTCTATATTGCCTTTGCAGAACAGCAGACAGATCCTAATAAGGCAAAAGAGCATATTGCTAAATCGATACAATATGACCCTACCAATCAGGACGCTGTAAAGCTTAGCAAAACACTAAATTCTTAG
- a CDS encoding YdeI/OmpD-associated family protein: MKSNSFTATLEIIGINPFVFIPKEILDRIFDESGRNKSPVPVKGTVNGLEFKQNLMKYLGEWRLYVNLTMLKNSPKRIGEIIEVVLEYDDSDRSISMHPHLEKAIKESPLATENFENLIPSRRHELVRYINNLKTEASIQRNIEKIIRHLHGETDFFGKVIE; encoded by the coding sequence ATGAAAAGCAACAGTTTCACAGCCACATTGGAAATCATTGGAATTAATCCTTTTGTATTTATTCCGAAAGAGATTTTGGACAGGATTTTTGATGAATCAGGGAGAAATAAAAGTCCGGTTCCGGTAAAAGGAACAGTGAACGGACTGGAATTTAAACAAAACCTGATGAAATATCTGGGAGAATGGAGACTGTATGTGAACCTGACAATGTTAAAAAATTCCCCGAAGAGAATTGGAGAAATCATTGAAGTTGTATTGGAATATGATGATTCTGACAGAAGTATTTCTATGCATCCTCATTTGGAAAAAGCGATTAAAGAAAGTCCTCTGGCAACAGAAAATTTTGAAAATCTGATTCCTTCAAGAAGACATGAACTGGTTCGTTATATCAACAATTTAAAAACTGAAGCCAGCATCCAGCGGAATATCGAGAAAATCATCCGCCACTTACATGGTGAAACAGATTTTTTCGGAAAGGTGATTGAATAG
- a CDS encoding sugar O-acetyltransferase — MTEKEKCAAGLLYNANYDKELIQERIACKDLCQEYNGLKNSEAENKYRILKSIISDIKENICIEPNFWCDYGYNIKVGENFYANHNLIILDCAKVEFGDNVFIGPNCSFYTAGHPVDAKQRNEGLEYAHPIKVGNNVWLGGNVVVLPGVSIGNNSVIGAGSVVTKDIPDHVVAVGNPCKVVKKITEQN; from the coding sequence ATGACAGAAAAAGAAAAATGTGCAGCAGGACTTTTATACAATGCCAATTACGACAAAGAACTGATTCAGGAGCGTATTGCCTGCAAAGATCTGTGTCAGGAGTACAATGGACTGAAAAACTCTGAGGCAGAAAACAAATACAGAATACTTAAGAGCATTATTAGCGATATAAAAGAAAATATCTGCATAGAACCCAATTTCTGGTGTGATTACGGATACAATATAAAAGTAGGAGAGAACTTCTATGCCAATCATAACCTTATTATTTTAGATTGTGCTAAAGTAGAGTTTGGTGATAATGTTTTTATCGGTCCAAACTGTAGTTTCTATACAGCAGGCCATCCGGTTGATGCAAAACAGAGAAACGAAGGTCTTGAATATGCACATCCGATTAAAGTAGGAAATAATGTCTGGCTGGGAGGAAATGTGGTTGTGCTTCCCGGAGTTTCCATTGGAAATAACTCGGTGATTGGTGCGGGAAGTGTTGTCACGAAAGATATTCCGGATCATGTTGTCGCTGTGGGAAATCCGTGTAAAGTTGTTAAAAAAATTACAGAACAGAATTAA
- a CDS encoding GLPGLI family protein → MRKLIILLSLILAVITNAQNQRFIYEYKYVLDSIAKDKPEVEIMLLDVAAKGSKFYSKDSFESDSLMTSAMEKQLQMGVKELDFSGIKFKGKISYSVEKVYPDYSVNFFTNLAADEYMVQDARKQEWKIYSDKAEIGGFKVQKAIGDFAGRKWTAWFTTDLPIQDGPYKFHGLPGLIVKLEDASHTHSFELKGNKKLPEGYEWKSTKEKERFNALVTVNETRYRKAFKDYLADPMKSEKQMLAQGIEIQEMDDSGKLIPADKAQKDKEIKRKNDLKKQNNILELDLLK, encoded by the coding sequence ATGAGAAAGTTGATCATTTTATTGAGTCTTATATTGGCTGTAATTACTAATGCCCAGAATCAAAGATTTATTTATGAATACAAATATGTTCTGGATTCCATAGCTAAAGATAAGCCGGAAGTAGAAATTATGCTTTTAGATGTTGCTGCAAAAGGATCAAAATTTTACAGTAAGGATTCTTTTGAATCTGATTCTCTTATGACATCTGCTATGGAAAAACAGCTTCAGATGGGAGTTAAGGAATTAGATTTTTCAGGAATCAAATTCAAAGGCAAAATAAGTTATAGTGTTGAAAAGGTGTATCCGGATTATTCAGTTAACTTTTTTACCAATCTTGCGGCTGACGAATATATGGTACAGGATGCCAGAAAACAAGAATGGAAAATCTATTCAGATAAAGCAGAGATAGGTGGATTTAAAGTACAAAAAGCAATTGGTGACTTTGCCGGAAGAAAATGGACAGCCTGGTTTACCACTGATCTTCCTATTCAGGATGGTCCGTATAAATTTCATGGGCTTCCGGGATTAATTGTAAAACTTGAAGATGCTTCCCATACCCATTCTTTCGAATTAAAAGGAAATAAAAAACTCCCTGAAGGCTATGAATGGAAGAGTACCAAAGAAAAAGAACGATTTAATGCTCTTGTTACAGTGAATGAAACCAGGTATAGAAAAGCTTTTAAAGACTATCTTGCTGACCCTATGAAAAGTGAAAAACAGATGTTGGCCCAGGGAATTGAAATTCAGGAAATGGATGATTCAGGAAAATTGATTCCTGCTGATAAAGCACAAAAAGATAAAGAAATAAAAAGGAAGAATGATCTGAAAAAGCAAAATAATATCCTTGAGCTGGATCTGCTGAAATAA
- a CDS encoding Ada metal-binding domain-containing protein, with protein MLSHSQISAKSLRSKIHSREVCFGGNKKLKIYGLLSCRSGKRMKIENRVFFTDEKEALQNNYRPCGHCMREAYQQWKQKIFTLGS; from the coding sequence ATGCTCTCACATTCTCAAATATCAGCCAAAAGTCTGAGAAGTAAAATTCATAGCAGAGAAGTTTGTTTTGGAGGAAATAAAAAACTGAAAATCTATGGACTGCTCAGCTGCCGGTCAGGAAAAAGAATGAAAATAGAAAACAGGGTCTTCTTTACAGATGAAAAAGAAGCTCTACAAAATAATTATCGTCCTTGTGGACATTGTATGAGAGAAGCGTATCAACAGTGGAAACAGAAAATATTTACTCTTGGCTCTTAA
- the fsa gene encoding fructose-6-phosphate aldolase — protein sequence MKFFIDTANLEQIKEARDLGILDGVTTNPSLMAKEGIQGSEAIKNHYKTICELVDGDISAEVLSTTYEEMIKEGDELAAIHPNIVVKIPMIKDGIKALKYFSDKGIKTNCTLIFSAGQALLAAKAGANYVSPFLGRLDDISTDGLNLIQEIRLIFDNYMYETEILAASIRHSMHIIDCAKIGADVITSPLPPILSLLKHPLTDSGLAQFIADSQKLA from the coding sequence ATGAAATTTTTTATTGACACAGCTAATTTAGAGCAAATCAAGGAAGCTAGAGATCTTGGAATTTTAGATGGTGTAACGACCAACCCTTCATTAATGGCAAAGGAAGGTATCCAGGGATCTGAAGCAATTAAAAACCATTATAAAACGATCTGCGAACTTGTAGACGGAGATATTTCTGCGGAAGTTCTTTCTACAACGTATGAAGAAATGATTAAGGAAGGAGACGAATTGGCTGCTATTCACCCTAATATCGTTGTAAAGATTCCGATGATCAAAGACGGTATCAAAGCTTTAAAATATTTTTCTGATAAAGGGATCAAAACTAACTGTACACTGATATTCTCTGCAGGACAGGCTCTTTTGGCCGCAAAAGCTGGAGCAAATTATGTTTCTCCATTCTTAGGAAGATTAGATGATATTTCTACAGACGGCCTGAACCTTATTCAGGAAATCAGATTGATTTTTGATAACTATATGTATGAAACTGAAATTTTAGCGGCTTCTATCCGTCACTCAATGCACATCATTGACTGTGCTAAAATCGGAGCTGATGTAATTACATCTCCACTGCCTCCGATCTTGAGCTTATTGAAGCACCCATTAACAGACAGCGGATTGGCTCAGTTTATTGCAGATTCTCAGAAATTAGCATAA
- a CDS encoding GNAT family N-acetyltransferase: MNYIIKKASLEDLNETAELFNLYRVFYRQESDIEKGKAFLKERFLNSESDIFLVIAEGRAVGFVQLYKLFHYTKLQKQWLLSDLFVHPDYRGKGFSVALIDRSKQWCEETGACGLMLETEKTNDIGNTLYPRCGFEYDGLHNYYQWWK; encoded by the coding sequence ATGAATTACATTATTAAAAAGGCAAGTCTTGAAGATCTTAATGAAACAGCAGAATTATTCAATCTTTACCGTGTTTTTTACAGACAGGAATCAGACATTGAAAAAGGAAAAGCTTTTCTCAAAGAACGGTTTTTAAACAGTGAATCGGATATCTTTCTTGTGATTGCTGAAGGAAGGGCTGTAGGATTTGTACAACTTTACAAGCTCTTTCATTATACCAAACTACAGAAACAGTGGCTGCTAAGTGATTTATTTGTTCACCCGGATTACAGAGGAAAAGGCTTTTCCGTAGCATTAATTGACCGTAGTAAACAATGGTGTGAAGAAACAGGGGCATGCGGATTGATGCTGGAAACAGAAAAAACAAATGATATTGGAAATACGCTGTACCCGCGTTGTGGATTTGAGTATGATGGACTTCATAATTACTACCAATGGTGGAAATAG